In Vicinamibacteria bacterium, the following proteins share a genomic window:
- a CDS encoding 30S ribosomal protein S3 translates to MGQKVHPYGFRLGYNKTWRSRWYAAKEYGKLLHEDLKLKRQLKKR, encoded by the coding sequence ATGGGACAGAAAGTCCACCCGTATGGATTTCGCCTCGGGTACAACAAGACCTGGCGCTCACGCTGGTACGCCGCGAAGGAGTACGGCAAGCTCTTGCACGAGGACTTGAAACTGAAGCGCCAGCTCAAAAAGCGTT